From Calothrix sp. PCC 6303, a single genomic window includes:
- a CDS encoding Rpn family recombination-promoting nuclease/putative transposase, whose amino-acid sequence MYDDTCRFLAEHFSADFASWLLGKSVTLAELQPSELSLDPIRADALIFLESDEEILHIEFQTLPKNNIPFRVLDYRVRAYRRDPTKPMRQVVIYLKQTSSPLVYQTSFTMERTHHEFEVIRLWEQPASLFLQYPGLIPFAALGQSENAEETLRQAAQRVEQIKDPQTQANLLAASGILAGLQLDQEVIYRILRKDIMQESTVYRSILAEGEVKKQREIALNFLRDGLSVEAVAHGTGLSIEEVQQLQQQLN is encoded by the coding sequence ATGTATGATGACACTTGCCGATTCCTAGCCGAACACTTCTCAGCCGACTTCGCTAGTTGGCTGTTGGGGAAATCCGTCACTCTGGCAGAACTCCAACCCTCTGAACTCTCCCTTGACCCAATTCGCGCTGATGCTCTGATTTTTCTAGAGTCAGATGAAGAAATTTTGCATATTGAGTTTCAAACACTTCCTAAAAACAATATCCCATTCCGTGTTCTGGATTATCGTGTGCGAGCCTATCGAAGAGATCCAACCAAACCGATGCGACAAGTTGTCATTTACCTGAAGCAGACTTCATCGCCCTTGGTTTATCAAACCAGTTTTACAATGGAACGTACCCACCACGAATTTGAGGTAATTCGTTTGTGGGAGCAACCTGCATCGCTCTTCCTACAATATCCTGGGCTGATTCCCTTTGCGGCTCTGGGACAAAGCGAAAATGCTGAAGAAACGTTACGTCAAGCGGCTCAAAGAGTGGAACAGATAAAAGATCCCCAGACTCAAGCTAATTTGTTAGCGGCATCAGGAATTTTAGCTGGGTTACAATTAGATCAGGAAGTGATTTATCGCATATTGCGGAAGGACATCATGCAAGAATCGACTGTGTATCGCTCTATCCTGGCAGAAGGTGAAGTAAAAAAACAAAGGGAAATCGCGCTCAATTTCTTACGAGATGGTTTATCCGTTGAAGCGGTTGCTCATGGAACGGGGTTATCAATCGAAGAAGTCCAACAACTTCAGCAACAACTCAACTAG
- a CDS encoding DUF6883 domain-containing protein has translation MKLPNPERAIVEVDKISGYCLNPEHPQGKHKARVFKSALNLNLENAEELQIALLQAVTNWDAVLAIGCRLNNKQFMNVYYFVQ, from the coding sequence ATGAAATTACCTAATCCCGAACGCGCTATAGTCGAAGTGGACAAGATCAGTGGTTACTGTCTCAATCCAGAACATCCGCAAGGAAAACATAAAGCTCGCGTTTTTAAATCAGCCCTAAACCTGAATCTTGAGAATGCTGAGGAATTACAAATAGCGCTTTTGCAAGCAGTGACTAATTGGGATGCAGTTCTAGCAATAGGCTGCCGTTTGAACAACAAACAATTTATGAATGTCTACTATTTTGTTCAATGA